The Sulfurospirillum sp. UCH001 genome segment CATCTATATGCGTATTCGCAGTGAAAAAGAGCTCAAAGCCATTGAGCTTCAAAAAAATAAACACCAGCAATTCATCATCCAACAGTCTAAGCTTGCAGAAATTGGTGAAATTTTCTCTTCCATTGCCCATCAATGGAAAAATCCATTGGTTGAAATAGCAACCATTACGCAAGAGCATTTTTATAGCACTGAAGATAGTATCAATGAACAAAACAACCAATACGTTCATGACATTATGGTGCAAGTACGTTATATGACAGACACGATTAATGATTTTCAAAAATTCATTATGCCATCCACGCAAAAAACCGTTTTTGATGTCAGTGAAGCCATAGAGACGATGATGAAAATCATCAACCATAACATCAAATATAACTACATTGATGTCACGATTGATGTCAGTAATGCGACCAATCTCATGGTGAGTGGTTATAAAAATGAGTTTATGCAAACTTTGCTTAACGTTGTAAATAACGCTAAAGAGCAAATCAAAGAAGCACGTGAAAACAAACTGATCAAGAGAGGTTCCATCTTCATTCAAATTTACAATTATTCGAAAAAGGTGATTATTGACATTAAAGACAATGGTGGTGGTATCCCTATCGATAAAATGCCCAATATTTTCGATGCATACTACACCACAAAAGAGCAAGGACATGGTATTGGACTTTATATGTCAAAGCTTATTATTGAAGATAAAATGGGCGGTAAAATCAGAGCAAGCAATACCAATGAAGGTGCATGCTTTACTATTACACTAGGAAATGTAACATGAAAATTTTAGTTTTAGAAGATAACGAACGCTTAGCCAATGTCATTAAAAGTGTCCTCATCAAAGAGGGTTATCAGGTTGATCTTTTTATGGACGGAGAAAAAGCATTAGATGCCCTCAATCACGGCTACCACTGCTTTATCCTAGACATCAACGTTCCATCGATTGATGGACTTTCTATTTTGGAAACCATTCGTATTTATCATAAAGAGATACCTGCCATCATCATCAGTTCAAACCATGATTTGGAAAAAATCCAAGCCTCTTACGAAATTGGCTGTGATGACTATCTCAAAAAGCCTTTTTTCATCTATGAGCTGGTTCAAAAAGTAAAAAAACTATGCCATAAGCCTTCGCAAACCATACAGCTTTGGATTGGCTACACTTATGACTATGTCAATCACCGCTTGTTTGATCCAAATAACGAAGAAATAAAACTTGCCAAAAAAGAGGGAATGTTTTTAGACCTTTTCATCAAAGACAGGCATCGTGTCGTCACATTTAGTGAGTTAGAAGAGTATGTTTGGGAAGGTGAAGAGACCAGTGTTCTTAATATGCGAGCTCTCATAAAACGTCTGCGTAAAAAACTTCCTGAAGGAGCTATTGAGATGATTAAAGAAGTAGGATACCGCTTAGGCGAGTTATGATGGATCGCGGTAATAGAGCTTTGTTTTATCTTTTTGATAGGAACTGTATAGCTTTTTAAACTCTGCAAAAACTTTAGCAGAGTAAGGATTGTCATTGATCTTACCATTGTAAGCATTGATGGCATCTTTATTGTTCTTGTGCTTTGCAAAGCACGTTGCTAGGATGTACGCACCTACTTGAATGTTGATCTTGGGATCAAATAGGTCATAAAATGAGATATTGGCTTTATCAAGCAGTGGCTTATGAATAGAGTTGATCTGCATGATACCCATGTCAAAACGTGGGTAATTGTTGGTGTAGAGAAAATGCACGACATGACTT includes the following:
- a CDS encoding response regulator transcription factor, which codes for MKILVLEDNERLANVIKSVLIKEGYQVDLFMDGEKALDALNHGYHCFILDINVPSIDGLSILETIRIYHKEIPAIIISSNHDLEKIQASYEIGCDDYLKKPFFIYELVQKVKKLCHKPSQTIQLWIGYTYDYVNHRLFDPNNEEIKLAKKEGMFLDLFIKDRHRVVTFSELEEYVWEGEETSVLNMRALIKRLRKKLPEGAIEMIKEVGYRLGEL
- a CDS encoding lytic transglycosylase domain-containing protein gives rise to the protein MFRFIVLLCLPFLMWAAQQNQGENIWVKVGQIYGIEPRLLYSIAKVESDLDRYVVAFTASKMTPKQAQDLSTFLKQRGIESKQYSQVIAIKSKNKYEASHVVHFLYTNNYPRFDMGIMQINSIHKPLLDKANISFYDLFDPKINIQVGAYILATCFAKHKNNKDAINAYNGKINDNPYSAKVFAEFKKLYSSYQKDKTKLYYRDPS